One part of the Nitrososphaerales archaeon genome encodes these proteins:
- a CDS encoding glycerate kinase codes for MIKNKKQLLHFNTCVKARRLVLDALDAALMASDPKKLVKEHVRLKGNNLRIADKTYQLDFDNIYVIGAGKASAYMAEAMNEILGERITDGLVIIPDYFRTRLHVGNIKLWRGTHPIPSERGVYGTRKMLGLVKDVSADDLVICLLSGGASALMPLPFENITIAQKSKVTNMLLRSGATIQEINAVRKHISAIKGGRLAEFLSRSKLVSLIISDVVGDRLDTIASGPTAPDDTTFRDVMDVLKKYGLWETLDQNVKDVVMKGLSGIIPETPKAGSKVFRNVSNFVIGNNRLACMGAINYIKSKKLKPVLLTTFMQGEAKEVGSVISSIALQINAGNGSFRKPICVIMGGETTVTVRHGGKGGRNQELVLSASRQIDGLKNTVIASIDTDGIDGNSEAAGAIADSSTFSRAHKLKISLSEFLHNNDSNTFFTKLNDVIKTGSTGTNVNDIVVMLCL; via the coding sequence ATGATAAAGAACAAAAAACAACTCTTACATTTCAATACATGTGTCAAGGCAAGACGCCTAGTTTTGGACGCGCTTGACGCTGCATTGATGGCATCTGATCCAAAGAAACTGGTCAAGGAACATGTGAGGCTGAAAGGAAATAACCTGCGAATAGCAGATAAAACCTACCAACTAGATTTTGATAACATCTATGTTATAGGAGCAGGCAAGGCGTCAGCATACATGGCAGAGGCAATGAATGAAATACTGGGCGAGCGAATAACTGACGGCCTTGTAATAATACCAGATTATTTTAGAACTAGATTACATGTCGGAAATATCAAACTGTGGCGTGGAACCCATCCAATTCCTAGCGAACGTGGGGTATACGGTACAAGGAAGATGCTTGGTCTCGTTAAAGATGTTAGCGCTGATGATCTTGTAATATGCCTACTTTCCGGAGGCGCTTCCGCACTGATGCCGTTACCCTTCGAGAACATCACTATTGCACAGAAGAGCAAGGTTACAAACATGCTGCTTCGTTCAGGAGCAACGATACAGGAAATAAATGCGGTAAGAAAGCACATCTCTGCTATTAAAGGGGGTAGGCTTGCAGAATTCCTTTCAAGATCCAAGCTTGTTTCACTAATAATTTCCGATGTTGTTGGAGACAGGCTAGATACTATCGCTTCTGGTCCAACTGCACCAGACGATACTACTTTTCGTGATGTCATGGATGTACTAAAAAAGTATGGATTATGGGAAACACTTGATCAAAATGTGAAAGACGTGGTAATGAAAGGATTATCAGGCATTATCCCTGAAACTCCTAAGGCTGGGAGCAAAGTATTTAGAAACGTTAGTAACTTCGTAATCGGCAATAACCGACTTGCGTGTATGGGAGCTATAAATTATATCAAATCAAAAAAATTGAAGCCTGTTTTACTTACAACCTTTATGCAAGGCGAAGCTAAAGAAGTGGGGTCTGTTATATCATCAATCGCTTTACAGATCAATGCTGGTAATGGATCCTTTAGAAAGCCTATATGCGTAATCATGGGAGGTGAAACCACTGTAACTGTAAGGCACGGTGGTAAAGGTGGCAGAAACCAGGAACTCGTTCTTTCGGCATCGAGGCAGATCGACGGGCTTAAGAACACAGTAATAGCATCCATAGATACCGATGGGATAGATGGAAATTCTGAGGCTGCAGGGGCGATAGCGGACTCTAGCACTTTTAGCAGGGCTCATAAATTAAAGATCTCTCTCTCTGAATTCTTGCATAACAACGACTCTAACACTTTCTTTACAAAACTGAATGATGTAATAAAAACTGGATCTACGGGAACAAATGTTAACGATATAGTTGTTATGCTATGTCTATAA
- the ilvD gene encoding dihydroxy-acid dehydratase: MNKQVSLPSRKVVEGIERAPHRAMYKAMGLTDEDLSKPIIGVSNTCNEATPCNVHLGRLADRAKDGVRAADGTPREFTTIAVSDGIAMGHEGMKASLISREVIADSIELMMHAHQYDALVGIAGCDKSLPGTMMAMARLNLPAVFVYGGTIMPGIYEGKNLTIQDVFEAVGAYNAGQLSLEQLKNIENYACPSAGSCAGMYTANTMASISEALGIALPGSASPPAEDSRRAEVCFETGKAVMKLLENNIRPRDIMTFEAFENAITVLNAIGGSTNAVLHLLAIAKEARVKLCIDDFEPIRKKTPHIADMRPGGPYVMLDLDKIGGVPFLMSRLMGKGLLHGNVITVTGKTLKENLGSLHFNDNVNQTVIKPIESPIHKTGTLKVLKGSLAPEGAVVKIASVQNLRFEGKAKVFNREEDAFDAIAKGKILEGDVVVIRYEGPKGGPGMREMLAVTAAIVGQGLGDKVALITDGRFSGATRGLMVGHVTPEAAVGGPIGLIKNGDTISIDADKGRLDVKLSKKELSIRFKKWKPMKPRYTWGVMAKYASLVGSASEGAVTYPHLLLK, from the coding sequence GTGAATAAACAGGTTTCTCTACCAAGCAGGAAGGTGGTTGAAGGAATAGAAAGAGCCCCTCACAGAGCAATGTACAAGGCAATGGGTCTAACGGATGAAGATTTAAGTAAACCAATTATCGGTGTCTCAAATACATGTAATGAAGCTACCCCCTGCAATGTACACCTTGGTAGGCTGGCTGATAGGGCAAAAGATGGCGTAAGGGCTGCTGATGGTACGCCTAGAGAATTTACTACCATTGCTGTTAGTGATGGCATTGCTATGGGTCATGAGGGTATGAAGGCCTCTCTGATAAGCAGAGAGGTAATAGCTGATTCCATAGAATTGATGATGCATGCTCATCAATATGACGCGTTGGTGGGCATTGCTGGCTGTGACAAGAGCTTGCCAGGCACAATGATGGCAATGGCACGTTTGAATTTACCTGCTGTGTTTGTTTACGGTGGTACTATAATGCCAGGAATTTATGAGGGCAAGAATCTAACGATTCAGGATGTTTTTGAAGCTGTAGGAGCCTATAATGCAGGACAGTTGAGTTTGGAGCAGTTGAAGAATATTGAAAATTATGCCTGTCCTAGTGCTGGATCTTGTGCTGGCATGTATACAGCTAACACTATGGCGTCAATAAGTGAGGCATTGGGCATCGCTCTGCCTGGAAGTGCTTCACCACCAGCAGAGGATAGCAGGAGAGCAGAAGTATGTTTTGAAACGGGAAAGGCTGTAATGAAGCTTTTGGAGAATAACATAAGACCCAGGGATATAATGACTTTCGAGGCTTTTGAAAATGCCATAACCGTGCTTAATGCTATAGGTGGGTCTACAAACGCAGTTTTGCATTTACTAGCTATTGCAAAGGAGGCTAGAGTGAAACTTTGCATAGATGATTTTGAACCTATAAGGAAGAAGACCCCTCATATTGCTGACATGCGTCCAGGAGGACCATATGTTATGCTTGACTTGGATAAGATCGGAGGCGTACCATTTTTAATGAGCAGGCTAATGGGAAAAGGATTGCTGCATGGAAATGTTATTACAGTGACGGGTAAGACATTAAAAGAAAACCTTGGTTCCTTACACTTCAATGACAATGTTAATCAGACGGTAATAAAACCAATAGAATCGCCGATTCACAAAACTGGGACGCTGAAGGTTCTCAAGGGTTCGCTTGCACCAGAAGGTGCTGTAGTAAAGATAGCCTCCGTTCAAAATCTTAGATTCGAAGGGAAGGCGAAGGTCTTCAACCGCGAAGAAGACGCCTTTGACGCTATAGCGAAAGGTAAGATTCTGGAAGGCGACGTTGTGGTTATTAGGTATGAAGGACCAAAGGGTGGTCCGGGAATGAGAGAGATGCTTGCGGTAACCGCTGCGATAGTTGGTCAAGGTCTAGGAGATAAGGTGGCTTTGATCACCGATGGTAGGTTCTCTGGAGCCACTAGAGGGCTTATGGTTGGTCATGTAACTCCAGAAGCAGCTGTTGGGGGACCCATAGGCTTGATCAAGAATGGTGATACGATTAGCATAGATGCTGACAAGGGTAGACTTGACGTGAAGCTATCTAAGAAGGAGTTATCTATAAGATTCAAGAAATGGAAACCCATGAAGCCTAGGTATACGTGGGGCGTTATGGCAAAATATGCTTCTCTAGTAGGCTCAGCGTCTGAAGGCGCTGTAACATATCCGCACTTGCTTTTGAAATAA